The proteins below come from a single Cervus canadensis isolate Bull #8, Minnesota chromosome 2, ASM1932006v1, whole genome shotgun sequence genomic window:
- the LOC122427470 gene encoding LOW QUALITY PROTEIN: oviduct-specific glycoprotein-like (The sequence of the model RefSeq protein was modified relative to this genomic sequence to represent the inferred CDS: substituted 2 bases at 2 genomic stop codons), giving the protein MGKLLLWVGLLLVLKHHNGAAHKLVCYFTNWAFSRPGPASILPRDLDPFLCTHLVFAFASMNNSQIVPKDPLDEKILYPEFNKLKERNRKLKTLLSIEGWNFGTSRFTTMLSTFSNREKFVNSVMPLLRTHGFDGLDLFFLYPGLRGSPARDRWTFLSLLEELLQAFKNEAWLTMRPRLLLSAAVSGDPHVIRKAYDARLLGRLLDFISVLSYDLHGSWEKVTGHNSPLFSLPGDPKSSAYAMNYWXQLGAPPEKLLMGLPTYGRTFHLLRASQNELRAEAVGPASPGKYTKQAGFLAYYEICSFIEGMNKRWIDDQYVPYAFKGKEWVGYDDAISFSYKVDXLLFFRAFFIKREHFGGAMVWTLDLDDVTGAFCGTGPFPLVYTLNYLLVKDEFSSTPLPKFWSSTTVNSSRIGPEMPTMTRDLTTGFGILPAGGEAVATETKKKSATMATSPRGEIATPTRTPLTFGRRTAAPEGKTESPGEKPVLPVGHLVVSPGGVAVGPMHLQIGQKVTPPGRKAGVPEKVTTRSGKMTVTPDGQAETPERTL; this is encoded by the exons ATTTCACCAACTGGGCATTCAGTCGGCCCGGCCCTGCCTCGATCCTGCCCCGGGATCTGGACCCCTTTCTCTGCACCCACCTGGTATTTGCCTTTGCCTCGATGAACAACAGTCAGATTGTTCCTAAGGATCCCCTGGATGAGAAAATCCTCTACCCAGAGTTCAACAAGCTCAAGGAGAG GAACAGGAAGCTGAAAACACTGCTGTCCATCGAGGGGTGGAACTTCGGCACCTCGAG GTTCACCACGATGCTGTCCACATTTTCCAACCGGGAAAAGTTTGTCAATTCAGTGATGCCCCTCCTGAGGACACATGGCTTTGATGGTCTGGACCTCTTCTTCTTGTACCCTGGACTCAGAGGCAGCCCCGCGCGTGACCGCTGGACTTTTCTCTCCTTACTTGAA GAGCTCCTGCAGGCCTTCAAGAATGAGGCCTGGCTCACCATGCGCCCAAGGCTGCTGCTGTCTGCTGCCGTCTCTGGGGACCCCCATGTCATCCGGAAAGCGTATGATGCACGCCTTCTGGGCAG ACTCTTGGATTTCATCAGCGTCTTGTCTTACGACTTACATGGAAGCTGGGAAAAGGTCACAGGACACAATAGCcctctgttctctctgcctggagacCCCAAATCTTCG GCATATGCCATGAATTACTGGTGACAGCTTGGGGCCCCCCCTGAGAAGCTCCTCATGGGGCTCCCCACCTATGGACGTACTTTTCACCTCCTCAGAGCCTCTCAGAATGAGCTGAGGGCAGAAGCTGTGGGACCAGCATCTCCAGGGAAGTACACCAAGCAAGCTGGCTTCTTGGCTTATTATGAG ATTTGTTCCTTCATTGAGGGAATGAATAAACGCTGGATTGATGATCAGTATGTACCATATGCCTTCAAGGGGAAAGAGTGGGTTGGTTATGATGATGCCATCAGCTTTAGTTACAAG GTTGACTGACTACTGTTTTTTCGGGCATTTTTCATAAAAAGAGAGCATTTTGGGGGGGCCATGGTGTGGACATTGGACCTGGATGATGTCACGGGTGCTTTCTGTGGCACTGGCCCTTTCCCCCTTGTCTACACATTGAATTATCTTCTGGTGAAGGACG AATTCAGCTCAACTCCTTTACCAAAATTTTGGTCCTCAACTACTGTGAATTCTTCAAGAATTGGCCCTGAAATGCCAACTATGACCAGGGATTTGACTACTGGTTTTGGCATTTTGCCCGCAGGAGGAGAGGCTGTGGCCACTGAGACCAAAAAAAAGTCTGCAACAATGGCCACAAGCCCCAGAGGTGAGATTGCGACCCCTACAAGGACCCCTCTGACCTTTGGAAGGCGCACTGCTGCTCCAGAAGGGAAGACTGAGAGCCCTGGAGAGAAGCCTGTGCTCCCTGTGGGCCATCTCGTGGTGAGCCCTGGAGGGGTAGCTGTGGGTCCCATGCACCTTCAGATTGGACAGAAGGTCACACCCCCAGGAAGGAAGGCTGGAGTCCCTGAGAAGGTGACCACCCGCTCTGGAAAGATGACAGTCACCCCTGATGGGCAGGCTGAGACTCCGGAGAGGACACTTTGA